Proteins from a single region of candidate division TA06 bacterium:
- a CDS encoding killer suppression protein, protein MHIDFKNQKLRKIFNSREKLQKNYGKHMAQVIKRRMMILNAAPNLEDVCHLPPERRHELVGRRKGTFAVDLQHPKRLVFRPAHHPIPRKKDKGIDFKKVTAITILGVEDYH, encoded by the coding sequence ATGCATATAGACTTTAAGAATCAGAAGCTGAGAAAGATATTCAATTCCCGAGAGAAATTGCAGAAGAATTACGGTAAACACATGGCGCAGGTCATAAAAAGGCGTATGATGATTCTAAATGCTGCACCAAATCTGGAAGATGTATGTCATCTTCCACCAGAAAGAAGGCATGAGCTCGTGGGCAGAAGAAAGGGAACTTTCGCAGTAGACCTACAGCATCCGAAGAGGCTTGTTTTTAGACCAGCGCACCATCCGATACCCCGAAAGAAAGATAAGGGCATCGATTTCAAAAAAGTCACTGCAATAACCATTTTAGGCGTGGAGGACTATCACTGA
- the higA gene encoding addiction module antidote protein, HigA family: MAGTIVDQFDPDYAVHPGEILEETLEARGMKKTSFAVRCGLSAKTVSQIISGKAPVTPETAIQFERVLGVSAAVWSNLNTFYDLHMARVSARKRLEKQVRWAKSFPLTELVRRGIIEKPTNAVDAVEKLLNFLGVGSVDAWQERQQQLVEASVAYRHSPSFESAPESVAVWLRVGIIRAARIDARPYSKAKFKSALEEIRTVTSQPAKVFGPKMKELCRQAGVALVFVSEFPGTHLSGATCWLNKDKALILLSLRHKRDDHLWFSFYHEAAHVLLHGKKKVFLDETKRMQGGMESKADSFAANALIPERDYLAFVSQERFSKNSIMIFAKRIGIAPGIVVGRLQHDGKIPHWWHNDLKRGLRLVETTE, encoded by the coding sequence ATGGCGGGCACAATTGTGGATCAGTTCGACCCCGACTATGCGGTCCATCCGGGCGAAATCCTCGAGGAGACACTCGAGGCGCGGGGGATGAAGAAGACCTCCTTTGCGGTGCGGTGCGGCCTTTCGGCAAAAACCGTAAGCCAGATAATAAGCGGCAAAGCCCCTGTTACCCCAGAGACGGCCATACAGTTTGAGCGGGTGCTTGGTGTGTCGGCGGCAGTGTGGAGCAACCTTAACACCTTTTACGACCTCCATATGGCTCGAGTATCCGCACGGAAAAGGCTCGAAAAACAGGTGAGATGGGCAAAGAGTTTTCCGCTTACGGAACTCGTTAGAAGAGGGATAATTGAGAAACCAACTAACGCGGTTGATGCTGTCGAGAAATTGCTCAATTTCCTCGGCGTAGGCTCTGTTGATGCATGGCAAGAACGACAACAGCAACTTGTGGAGGCGTCGGTTGCTTATAGGCATTCACCTTCATTTGAGAGCGCTCCAGAATCCGTGGCCGTCTGGCTGAGGGTTGGGATAATTCGCGCCGCGCGTATTGACGCCCGCCCCTACAGCAAAGCCAAGTTCAAGAGCGCTCTGGAAGAAATAAGGACAGTGACTTCCCAGCCGGCAAAGGTTTTCGGCCCGAAAATGAAGGAGCTGTGCCGTCAGGCAGGGGTCGCCCTCGTATTTGTTTCTGAATTCCCTGGGACGCATCTAAGCGGAGCTACGTGTTGGTTGAATAAGGACAAGGCGCTCATATTGTTGAGCCTTCGTCATAAGCGCGATGACCACCTGTGGTTCAGTTTCTACCATGAGGCAGCACATGTCCTTCTTCATGGCAAGAAGAAGGTCTTCCTTGATGAAACAAAAAGAATGCAAGGTGGTATGGAGAGTAAGGCAGATAGCTTCGCGGCCAACGCACTCATTCCTGAGCGTGACTACTTGGCTTTCGTTTCACAGGAACGCTTCAGCAAGAACAGTATTATGATATTTGCCAAGAGGATCGGCATTGCGCCAGGGATAGTAGTGGGAAGACTTCAGCATGATGGGAAGATCCCACATTGGTGGCACAACGATCTGAAACGCGGGCTTAGGTTGGTTGAGACCACGGAATAA
- a CDS encoding T9SS type A sorting domain-containing protein: MTKAQSSDFQLRYHKTKISPTDMGGRKMLKKTILLAILIGFGGSNSFAETRTCQLPADSTWPMFHHDLHNTGLSPLTGDMDTCYFFWSCSTGSYVTCSPAIGDIDGNGDLEVVFGSFDSKVYALNGEDGSLLWSYATGFYVNGSPALGDIDGNGDVEVVVGSGDGIIYALNGQDGSLLWSYATGGSVYSSPAIGDVDGNGTLEVVAGSHDFLIYALNGENGTLLWSYATDSIIDSSPALGDIDADGKLEVVIGSWDNKVYALNGEDGSFLWSYSTGRFVYSSPALGDIDGDGNLEVVFGSFDHTVYALNGENGSLLWSYLTDGWVASSPALGDIDGDDTLEVVVGSYGEGICALNGEDGSIFWSYATGTAVGSSPALGDIDGDGNLEVVFSSRSDTVYAVNAENGILLWSSAYTSGMFVDGSPALGDIDADGYLEVVFGSGDFTLYALNGSETAVEEVNVPRPLGLFVSQNRPNPFKVSTQIEYGLPNASDVKIVVYDLSGRLVSTLVDENKNAGSYTIVWDGCDKTGKKLGSGIYFYRLQSGDHTVTKAMHLLR; encoded by the coding sequence GTGACCAAGGCACAGAGCAGCGACTTCCAACTTCGTTATCACAAAACCAAGATTTCGCCCACGGACATGGGGGGAAGAAAGATGTTAAAAAAGACAATTCTCCTTGCGATACTGATTGGCTTTGGCGGGTCAAACTCCTTCGCAGAGACACGCACATGCCAGCTACCGGCCGACTCAACCTGGCCAATGTTTCATCATGATCTGCATAATACTGGATTGTCACCACTCACCGGGGACATGGATACCTGCTACTTCTTCTGGTCATGTTCAACAGGGAGTTATGTGACTTGTTCACCCGCGATTGGCGACATAGATGGGAATGGCGACCTTGAGGTGGTTTTCGGATCATTTGATTCTAAGGTGTATGCTTTGAATGGTGAGGATGGTTCCCTGCTCTGGTCATATGCAACAGGTTTCTATGTCAATGGTTCCCCAGCGCTTGGAGACATAGACGGAAATGGAGACGTTGAAGTGGTTGTTGGCTCCGGTGACGGCATAATATATGCACTGAACGGCCAAGACGGCTCCCTTCTCTGGTCGTATGCAACAGGCGGCTCCGTCTATTCTTCACCAGCGATTGGCGATGTGGATGGGAATGGGACTCTTGAAGTAGTCGCCGGGTCTCATGATTTCCTAATATACGCCCTGAATGGTGAAAACGGTACCCTTCTCTGGTCATATGCTACGGATTCTATCATCGATTCCTCACCGGCGCTTGGGGACATAGACGCGGATGGGAAACTCGAGGTTGTCATTGGCTCCTGGGATAATAAAGTATACGCCCTGAATGGTGAAGATGGTAGTTTCCTCTGGTCATACTCGACGGGTAGATTCGTTTACTCTTCGCCGGCGCTTGGTGACATAGATGGCGACGGGAACCTAGAGGTAGTTTTTGGCTCTTTTGATCATACGGTATATGCCCTAAATGGTGAGAATGGCAGCCTCCTTTGGTCATATCTGACGGACGGCTGGGTCGCTTCTTCGCCAGCGCTTGGTGACATAGACGGAGATGACACACTCGAAGTTGTGGTTGGATCTTATGGTGAAGGAATATGTGCCCTGAACGGTGAAGATGGCTCCATTTTCTGGTCGTATGCAACAGGTACGGCGGTTGGTTCTTCCCCAGCGCTCGGTGACATAGACGGGGATGGAAACCTCGAAGTGGTTTTCAGCTCCCGGAGCGATACGGTCTATGCCGTGAATGCTGAAAATGGTATTCTCCTGTGGTCGTCCGCATACACATCGGGTATGTTTGTTGATGGTTCCCCAGCACTCGGAGATATTGATGCCGACGGATACCTTGAGGTCGTCTTTGGTTCCGGCGATTTTACGCTATACGCACTGAATGGAAGTGAAACAGCCGTAGAGGAAGTCAATGTACCCAGACCGCTGGGGCTCTTTGTGTCTCAGAACCGCCCCAATCCGTTCAAAGTGTCAACACAAATTGAATATGGACTCCCGAACGCTTCTGATGTGAAGATTGTCGTCTATGACCTGTCAGGACGACTAGTTTCAACTCTCGTAGACGAGAACAAGAACGCAGGCAGTTATACCATTGTCTGGGATGGCTGCGACAAGACTGGCAAGAAACTGGGGAGCGGCATCTATTTCTACCGACTCCAATCAGGCGACCACACAGTGACAAAGGCCATGCATCTGCTAAGGTAG
- a CDS encoding type II toxin-antitoxin system HicB family antitoxin: MRQVIIYPGEDGYWVAECPSLPGCISQGKTKEETIVNIKEAIQGYIKALKEDNLPVPEEKFETLVVAI; this comes from the coding sequence ATGAGACAAGTAATCATCTATCCAGGCGAGGATGGCTACTGGGTCGCCGAATGTCCTAGTTTGCCCGGTTGCATAAGCCAAGGCAAGACAAAAGAAGAAACTATCGTTAATATCAAGGAGGCAATTCAGGGATACATCAAGGCTCTGAAAGAGGACAATCTCCCTGTCCCTGAGGAAAAGTTCGAAACGCTCGTGGTAGCAATATGA
- a CDS encoding type II toxin-antitoxin system HicA family toxin gives MRLPRISGRDCVKALQEAGFYFKRQEGSHVILRRDDPFIQVVVPDHKELDRGTLRAIIRQVGLGVDEFVKLL, from the coding sequence ATGAGATTGCCAAGGATTTCCGGCCGCGACTGTGTCAAGGCATTGCAGGAAGCAGGCTTCTATTTCAAGCGACAGGAAGGCAGCCACGTTATCCTACGTCGAGATGATCCGTTTATTCAGGTTGTTGTCCCTGACCATAAGGAGCTTGACAGAGGTACCTTACGTGCGATTATTCGACAGGTCGGTCTCGGAGTAGACGAGTTTGTGAAGCTCTTGTGA
- a CDS encoding class I SAM-dependent methyltransferase, translated as MNKDIGWEATYRRGEYRMREPYEDAEYLNHLFQKYHVHRILDLGCGNGRHLVYFARQGYEMCGMDIAPTAINLAEEWLAEEGLSADLVCGDMTKIHWAEDFFDAVICVKVINHHRVEGIRSAIKEVFRALRPGGWLFLTVSTSRPSGPFRNGVEVEPNTYVLLSGREKGVPHHYFDKEELLSEFSQFDIVDLHQDRTGRACMLARKPQKPLVGEETL; from the coding sequence GTGAATAAAGATATTGGCTGGGAAGCGACTTACAGAAGGGGTGAATATCGCATGCGTGAACCGTACGAGGACGCTGAATACCTCAATCACCTCTTCCAGAAGTACCATGTCCATCGGATTCTGGACCTAGGATGTGGAAACGGACGCCATCTGGTTTATTTCGCCAGGCAAGGGTATGAGATGTGCGGTATGGACATTGCCCCAACAGCCATAAATTTAGCTGAAGAATGGCTGGCTGAGGAAGGGCTATCCGCCGATCTAGTTTGCGGTGACATGACCAAGATACACTGGGCCGAAGATTTCTTCGATGCGGTAATCTGTGTGAAGGTCATCAACCATCATCGTGTTGAGGGAATTCGGAGCGCAATTAAAGAAGTCTTCCGCGCTCTACGGCCTGGAGGATGGCTCTTCTTGACTGTCAGCACGTCCAGGCCTTCAGGTCCTTTCAGAAACGGTGTTGAAGTGGAGCCCAATACCTATGTCTTGCTCTCCGGACGCGAGAAGGGTGTGCCTCATCATTATTTTGACAAAGAAGAGTTGCTTAGCGAGTTTTCACAATTTGACATAGTCGATCTGCACCAAGACCGCACCGGCCGTGCCTGTATGCTTGCTCGAAAACCACAGAAACCTCTAGTTGGTGAGGAGACCTTGTGA
- a CDS encoding class I SAM-dependent methyltransferase encodes MNGWTKRYYDEAYLRRWPLGQPDEAILKNARFLLQELRIGEGDTLLDVGCGRGRYSLAFAKSGIRVTALDASDVLLSEASRLAHEMALSVEWIVGDVRRIPFENDFDGATLVDAFGFFEDDSENQEVIGQISKALKPDARLVLVVVNGQRIINSFRTVDREKRGSLSIEINRELLSRPPGMREVLRFRTERV; translated from the coding sequence ATGAATGGATGGACTAAGAGATACTATGACGAAGCCTATTTGAGAAGGTGGCCTCTTGGTCAACCTGATGAAGCAATCCTCAAAAACGCCAGGTTTCTGCTCCAAGAACTCAGGATTGGGGAAGGGGACACTCTGCTTGATGTTGGCTGTGGACGGGGCCGCTATAGTCTCGCCTTCGCAAAAAGCGGCATAAGGGTTACCGCCTTGGACGCGTCTGACGTGCTTCTTTCAGAAGCGAGCCGTCTTGCACATGAGATGGCGCTATCTGTAGAGTGGATTGTTGGGGACGTGAGAAGAATCCCTTTTGAGAACGACTTCGACGGCGCTACACTTGTAGATGCATTCGGCTTTTTCGAAGATGATTCCGAGAACCAGGAAGTCATTGGGCAAATCTCGAAAGCCTTGAAACCTGACGCGCGGCTGGTGCTCGTTGTTGTCAATGGGCAGCGAATTATCAACAGCTTTCGCACTGTCGATAGAGAAAAAAGAGGAAGTCTGAGCATCGAAATCAATCGGGAACTTCTGTCCCGACCTCCGGGCATGAGAGAAGTGCTACGCTTCAGGACGGAGAGAGTGTAA
- a CDS encoding TetR/AcrR family transcriptional regulator, with protein sequence MAKKEKREAKERIFEAATSLFARKGYAAVGTREIAKEADVNVSMINYYYEGKLGILKEIINECYDKYFRAIRDADNKDAPPEGRVRLIARGLVDFFKGNTELAMAGFSVFPIDEPEIVDLKVKWATDNRKVTAGLFEQLGVDMEDTVQSNVVRGLLTGIIQSHFRFKYAWKHMVEAAARSGQTWERITEEPSEELDDAFYEKYSDMLADLYLHGLNSITSRKQLAKGDNNGTKNL encoded by the coding sequence ATGGCAAAGAAAGAGAAGAGAGAAGCAAAGGAGAGAATCTTTGAAGCTGCTACTTCACTCTTTGCCAGAAAGGGCTACGCGGCTGTGGGTACCAGGGAGATTGCGAAGGAAGCCGATGTGAATGTTTCTATGATCAATTACTACTACGAGGGAAAGCTGGGGATACTGAAGGAGATCATCAATGAGTGCTATGACAAATACTTCCGGGCGATCAGAGACGCCGATAACAAGGATGCACCTCCGGAGGGGCGAGTGCGACTAATAGCCAGAGGCCTTGTTGACTTCTTCAAGGGGAACACGGAGCTGGCGATGGCTGGGTTCAGTGTGTTCCCCATTGACGAGCCTGAAATCGTGGATTTGAAGGTGAAGTGGGCGACGGACAACCGGAAGGTGACCGCGGGGCTCTTTGAACAACTTGGCGTGGACATGGAGGACACGGTGCAGTCAAACGTCGTCCGTGGCTTGCTGACCGGAATAATCCAGTCACATTTCCGGTTCAAGTATGCTTGGAAGCACATGGTGGAGGCCGCCGCCAGGTCAGGACAGACCTGGGAACGGATTACGGAAGAACCTTCAGAGGAATTGGACGATGCTTTCTACGAGAAATACTCAGACATGCTTGCTGATTTGTATTTGCATGGGCTGAACAGCATCACTTCAAGAAAACAGCTAGCAAAGGGAGATAATAATGGAACGAAGAATCTTTAA
- a CDS encoding MGMT family protein, with product MVCSGCLVCQGGNVKESFYDRTVNLIRSIPEGKVATYGQIAGYAGNRRAARQVAYVLHSSSEKHDLPWHRVVNSKGGISLKPGHGRELQKKLLAEEGIVFKEDDSVDLKRHLWKPTLTF from the coding sequence ATGGTTTGTTCAGGATGTCTGGTCTGCCAGGGAGGCAATGTGAAAGAGTCTTTCTATGATAGAACGGTGAATCTGATAAGAAGCATTCCGGAGGGGAAAGTGGCGACCTACGGGCAGATTGCGGGCTATGCCGGCAATCGCCGGGCGGCTCGCCAGGTAGCCTACGTACTGCATTCATCTTCGGAGAAGCATGACCTTCCCTGGCACCGGGTAGTAAACAGCAAAGGTGGCATATCTCTGAAACCGGGGCACGGGCGTGAGCTTCAGAAGAAGCTCCTGGCAGAAGAAGGAATAGTCTTCAAGGAAGATGACAGCGTCGACCTGAAACGCCACCTCTGGAAACCCACCCTCACGTTCTGA
- a CDS encoding manganese efflux pump: MDLVSIIFIAFGLAMDAFAVAVASGAAIRELRVKHAFRIALSFGVFQAIMPVVGWLSGLTVRGFIAGIDHWIAFSLLSLIGVKMIYESTKMKPDDSKNEYLSIRVLLMLSVATSIDALAVGFGFALLDVSIVAPVLIIGMVTFLLSFTGAYLGRRLGHIFENKIEIVGGLILIGIGIKILIEHLT, from the coding sequence ATGGACCTTGTTAGCATCATATTTATAGCATTTGGGTTGGCGATGGATGCCTTTGCGGTGGCCGTGGCAAGTGGCGCGGCAATAAGAGAGCTCAGGGTAAAGCATGCTTTTCGAATAGCGCTGTCCTTCGGAGTATTCCAGGCAATCATGCCGGTGGTGGGGTGGTTATCAGGGCTGACTGTAAGGGGATTCATTGCCGGAATAGATCATTGGATTGCATTTTCACTTCTCAGTCTTATAGGCGTCAAGATGATATATGAATCGACCAAGATGAAGCCAGATGACAGCAAGAATGAATATTTGAGTATTCGTGTTCTTTTGATGCTCTCGGTTGCCACAAGTATTGATGCACTTGCAGTGGGTTTTGGATTTGCCCTGCTGGATGTGTCAATTGTTGCACCCGTATTGATAATTGGAATGGTCACATTCCTACTGTCCTTTACGGGAGCTTATCTTGGCCGCAGATTGGGACATATCTTCGAGAACAAGATCGAAATCGTTGGTGGGTTGATTCTTATTGGAATCGGGATTAAGATATTGATCGAACACCTGACCTGA
- a CDS encoding T9SS type A sorting domain-containing protein — protein sequence MSKRLFIVLSLSLAAILAAGITLGASNKVFLSPKPLAGPSDAIPIKGGESHFPNTLGADYWIYYDTGAEANYLGGLHLGDTMLVWFESPARCTLLEVHFLMHTAGDFDMFAADAPDTIDFLNDYEEYHGGSNPGPRPIDVLFEDSVGLYNDGHNWQVLEMGSPPDVGTDIFVGGYVLLSDGAPLPIIDAGIDPPYHTLMERPVGGGPRGWYSSWHHVYIRALVSIYENAYPTIESHTKLPDTYSLNARYVTAHITDIGVPAESVGVDEARILYGVNGGPEDTLSMFLVSGTIEDGTWAGFLPSATANDTVEYSISAVDLQGAESVTAPWTYVIRVGRSTAELLFVNDDYYGFNGHDPVDAVVPDSVYDFWEADQYGLPDSSVIHFGYKAILWNTWDGSGDYSFVADTLRVAEFLNDGGYLWVSSQDLPAGGFGYSWGSYATQPGEFCHDYLHLMGGVDDYAVDTISTYYGVPGDPISGAFAGWPIISYPYSWVGPGYNYAGSCEIDSTDLNASGIFYDLSSEMSGYKYSLPGGHKIVFLYWPFNDLVNLDGTVDTTSQDVLVARILAWFGIGSVGVEERLKERLSSESKMYLLWQNWPNPARGQTAISFNVPEPTHATVSIYDVAGRMVSTLLDDHVSAGRHSVNWDGRDQSGKEVPSGIYIYRLTAGNHNLARKLVLVR from the coding sequence ATGAGCAAAAGGCTGTTCATAGTGCTATCACTCAGTCTTGCAGCAATCCTGGCGGCCGGGATCACCTTGGGAGCATCTAACAAGGTTTTCCTGTCCCCAAAGCCCTTGGCAGGCCCGAGCGATGCTATCCCGATTAAAGGCGGTGAATCCCATTTCCCCAATACACTCGGCGCTGACTACTGGATTTACTACGACACCGGTGCCGAGGCCAATTATCTGGGAGGGTTGCATTTAGGAGACACCATGCTGGTTTGGTTTGAGTCTCCGGCAAGGTGTACTTTGCTGGAGGTTCACTTCTTAATGCACACCGCCGGTGACTTCGATATGTTTGCGGCAGATGCTCCGGACACAATCGACTTTCTCAATGATTACGAGGAGTACCATGGTGGATCCAACCCAGGTCCGAGACCCATTGATGTGCTCTTCGAGGACTCTGTGGGCCTGTACAATGACGGTCACAATTGGCAGGTCCTTGAAATGGGCTCACCACCCGACGTGGGCACGGACATATTTGTGGGCGGCTATGTACTGTTGAGTGATGGAGCTCCTCTACCAATCATTGATGCAGGTATTGATCCGCCCTACCATACTCTCATGGAAAGACCTGTGGGTGGGGGGCCGCGAGGTTGGTATTCAAGCTGGCATCACGTCTACATCAGAGCTCTCGTGAGCATTTATGAGAATGCCTACCCAACAATTGAATCTCATACGAAACTTCCTGATACATATTCTCTGAATGCGAGATATGTGACCGCCCATATCACAGATATCGGAGTCCCTGCTGAGTCGGTCGGGGTAGATGAGGCCAGAATACTGTATGGCGTTAACGGTGGCCCCGAAGACACCCTCTCCATGTTCCTTGTTAGCGGCACAATCGAAGATGGCACTTGGGCAGGATTTCTGCCGTCAGCGACAGCAAATGATACCGTAGAGTATTCCATCAGTGCTGTTGACCTTCAGGGCGCAGAGAGTGTGACCGCTCCCTGGACTTATGTGATACGCGTGGGCCGGTCCACAGCCGAACTCCTCTTCGTAAACGACGATTATTACGGTTTCAATGGCCACGATCCTGTAGATGCTGTTGTTCCAGATTCAGTGTATGATTTCTGGGAAGCTGACCAGTACGGCCTTCCTGACTCCTCTGTTATTCATTTCGGATATAAGGCAATATTGTGGAACACCTGGGATGGCTCAGGCGATTACAGTTTTGTGGCTGATACGCTGCGCGTTGCCGAGTTTCTGAACGATGGAGGGTATTTGTGGGTCAGCTCACAGGATTTGCCAGCCGGCGGTTTCGGGTACAGTTGGGGCAGTTATGCTACACAGCCCGGTGAGTTCTGTCACGATTATCTCCACCTGATGGGCGGGGTGGATGACTATGCAGTGGATACAATCTCAACGTATTACGGGGTGCCCGGAGACCCCATAAGTGGTGCTTTTGCCGGTTGGCCCATAATCAGCTATCCATACAGTTGGGTCGGTCCCGGTTACAATTACGCAGGCTCTTGTGAGATTGACTCGACCGACCTGAATGCCAGTGGTATATTCTACGATCTGTCCAGTGAAATGTCGGGATACAAATATAGCCTGCCAGGGGGCCACAAGATAGTCTTTCTATACTGGCCTTTCAATGACCTGGTGAATCTCGATGGAACAGTAGATACGACCTCGCAGGACGTGCTGGTAGCCAGGATTTTGGCCTGGTTCGGCATTGGCAGTGTGGGCGTGGAAGAGAGGCTGAAGGAGCGGTTGTCTTCAGAGTCAAAGATGTATTTGTTGTGGCAGAACTGGCCGAATCCTGCTAGGGGCCAAACAGCGATTTCGTTCAATGTTCCTGAGCCTACGCACGCAACTGTGTCAATATATGATGTAGCCGGAAGAATGGTCAGCACACTTCTGGACGATCATGTCAGTGCTGGCAGGCACAGCGTTAACTGGGACGGTCGCGACCAATCTGGAAAAGAAGTTCCTTCGGGAATCTACATCTACAGACTCACTGCCGGCAACCACAACCTGGCAAGAAAACTGGTTTTGGTACGGTAA